The Mesotoga sp. Brook.08.105.5.1 sequence TTTTTGTAGAAGGAGATTTTGATAGACTTGTTCAACTTCTTCTGAACCTGATCGATAATGCCGTTAAGTACACCTCCGCTAAGGAGCACGGGCCTAGAGAGATATGGCTAAGATCTTATGCTCAAAATAACCATGCAATGATTGAAGTTGAAGACACTGGTGTTGGAATACCTGAAGACTCTCTGAAGCACATATTTGAAAGGTTTTACAGGGTTGATAAGGCTCGATCAAGAAAGATGGGTGGTACAGGTCTTGGGTTGGCTATTACACGCTTTATAGTCGAAAAACACGGCGGAGTTATTTCCCTTGAGAGCGAGTATGGTACAGGAACGATTCTGAAAGTTAAGTTACCACTGAAGAAGGTGTTTAAATGAGAACTTACGACATAATCATCAAGAAGAGAAACGGCTATTCCAACACTAGAGATGAACTACGATCGCTGATACGGGGTTTTGTAGATGGCTATGTTCCAGACTATCAGATGGCGGCGTGGTTAATGGCCGTGTATTTCAATCATCTTGATGCAGAAGAAAGACTTTGTCTGACAGAGATCATGACTGACTCAGGAGAAAAGATCGATCTTTCGTCCATTAGTGGCATAAAAGTCGACAAACACTCTACCGGAGGAGTGGGCGACAAAGTGACTCTGGTAGTTGGACCGATCGTTGCGGCAGCAGGACTGGTTTTCGCAAAGCTGTCGGGAAGAGGTTTGGGTCACACAGGAGGAACGATCGACAAACTGGAATCGATTCCGGGCTTCAAGACTTCACTTGATATTGATGAATTCAAGCAGCAATCAGAACGAATAGGAATTGCTCTTGCAGGTCAAACCGCACAGGTAGCCATCGCTGACAAGAAGCTCTACGCTTTGCGAGACGTTACGGCCACAGTTGATGAGATTTCACTAATCGCCTCAAGCATAATGAGCAAGAAACTAGCTATCGATTCCGATGGAATTCTTCTTGACGTCAAGATCGGTTCGGGCGCCTTCATGAAAGACCTTGAAGAGGCTAAAGAACTTGCGTTGGCGATGATAGACATTGGAAAAAGAAAGGGAAGAACCACGAAGGCTGTAATAAGCGATATGAACCAGCCACTGGGAATCGCTGTAGGAAACTCGCTTGAGGTAGTGGAAGCAATAGAAACTCTTAAAGGGAAAGGTCCAAATGATTTCAGCTCGCTTTGCAGAGTGATTGCAAGCCAGATGTTGGTAGTTGGCGGTGTTGCAGACGAAGATGATGCACAAGTAATCGTTGATCGCATGATCGACTCTGGTGAAGCCATCGAAAAGTTCAACGAATTCGTCGATGCTCAAGGAGGACCAAAGGATTTCTCGGAGAACTATGAGAGTTGTTTTGACAGGGCCGCCATCATCGAAGAGGTGAGATCTCAGGTGAGCGGATATGTGAAATCGGTTGATGCCGAATCAATTGGATTGATCTGCATGAGGCTTGGCGCAGGGAGAGAACGAAAGGAAGATAGAATAGACCCGGCTGTGGGTATGAGAGTTCTTAAGAAGATTGGAGACAGAGTTGAGAAGGGGGAAACGATCGCCATAGTCTATGCTAATCAAAGGGATAGGTTTGAGAGGGAAACTGTAGCAATTCGCGATTGTTTTTGTGTTTCGGAGGAGAGAGTGCAGGCTCCTCCGATAGTCTACGAGGTACTGTAGGGAGTGCATTCAATGAGACGTATCCTGTTCATTTGTTTCCTGCTAGTTTCATTGGTAACTTCAGCAAAGAATCTGATCTACCTTGACGATAGAGGACAGACAAGGGTCTTCACCGATGCGGTAGTTGTTGAGCGTTCAATGGATTTTGTAAAACTGGACATAATTGGTGAGTTGATAAGGGGGATAGTTGTTTCTCAGTCTCTTCGCCAAGAAGAGACGATAATGATTCTTCCGTCAGGGATTATCGTCTCACTTTCACATGAGACAAAAAGAGCAACCGTGGAGTTTGGAAGCGAATTTGAGAACTCACTGATTATCAGAGATAGCAAGGTTCTAGTCAACGCAGAGTTGCTTGCAGCTATTACAGACAAATCTTTCTTCAGCGAAGCAGAGGCGCTGATCCTCTATTCTCAGCCGGTAACTGTGAAGGGTATTCAAAACACACAGGAAGCGATCTATGTGACCCTTGATAGAGATGTTCTCCCGGACTTTTTCACAATTTGGTGGACC is a genomic window containing:
- a CDS encoding thymidine phosphorylase, whose product is MRTYDIIIKKRNGYSNTRDELRSLIRGFVDGYVPDYQMAAWLMAVYFNHLDAEERLCLTEIMTDSGEKIDLSSISGIKVDKHSTGGVGDKVTLVVGPIVAAAGLVFAKLSGRGLGHTGGTIDKLESIPGFKTSLDIDEFKQQSERIGIALAGQTAQVAIADKKLYALRDVTATVDEISLIASSIMSKKLAIDSDGILLDVKIGSGAFMKDLEEAKELALAMIDIGKRKGRTTKAVISDMNQPLGIAVGNSLEVVEAIETLKGKGPNDFSSLCRVIASQMLVVGGVADEDDAQVIVDRMIDSGEAIEKFNEFVDAQGGPKDFSENYESCFDRAAIIEEVRSQVSGYVKSVDAESIGLICMRLGAGRERKEDRIDPAVGMRVLKKIGDRVEKGETIAIVYANQRDRFERETVAIRDCFCVSEERVQAPPIVYEVL